In Solea senegalensis isolate Sse05_10M linkage group LG6, IFAPA_SoseM_1, whole genome shotgun sequence, one genomic interval encodes:
- the LOC122771478 gene encoding serine/threonine-protein kinase WNK1-like: MITLILLSCFTTIVSAVPVYPSVHPPQLSQGGVQHVQPVEATHTKPEAETAAPLLEQPQPGAPLQQGPLGGPQPVPPMQHYTWPPLGDSVMIIPLHMSMHGPQLANQPALPQQPMIFPSYGYFPLVSPSYRNQLSSPYGFPNILQAPLPQTPANQPPTVNNQVVAAETPIRTAPTGNAPQPVQQQQTPQIVYMFQQPMNSALGALSSEELEMAAKMNQLGVYMPTMLTNLPSGAVQTLNQAAGLPNPEQAGVGPTVGASSARASQLLRLVNTGLQPNTASVPANLKRGVQEVATDKAPAQAKLQPTQRNRRNAS; this comes from the exons ATGATTACCCTGATCCTATTGTCATGCTTTACCACAATAGTGTCTGCAGTGCCA GTCTATCCTAGTGTCCACCCTCCACAGCTGTCGCAAGGAGGAGTTCAGCATGTTCAGCCCGTTGAAGCGACACACACGAAACCTGAAGCCGAGACTGCAGCACCGCTATTAGAGCAACCCCAACCTGGGGCTCCACTGCAGCAGGGTCCCCTGGGTGGCCCCCAGCCAGTTCCTCCAATGCAACACTACACCTGGCCTCCACTAGGGGACAGTGTAATGATCATTCCTCTGCATATGAGCATGCACGGACCTCAACTCGCAAACCAGCCAGCACTCCCACAGCAGCCTATG ATTTTCCCATCTTATGGATACTTCCCTCTGGTTTCACCATCATACAGGAACCAGCTG TCCTCTCCTTATGGATTCCCAAACATTCTTCAAGCACCTCTCCCACAGACTCCTGCAAATCAACCTCCAACAGTCAACAATCAGGTTGTGGCTGCAGAGACACCAATTAGAACTGCTCCTACAGGCAATGCACCTCAGCCAGTGCAGCAACAACAG ACTCCCCAAATCGTCTACATGTTTCAACAACCCAtg AACTCTGCACTTGGCGCTCTTAGTTCAGAGGAGCTCGAG atGGCAGCTAAAATGAACCAACTGGGTGTATACATGCCAACCATGCTCACAAACCTGCCCTCAGGAGCTGTTCAAACTCTAAACCAGGCTGCTGGACTCCCAAACCCAGAGCAGGCAGGTGTCGGGCCAACTGTGGGTGCATCTTCAGCCAGGGCGTCACAGTTGCTGAGGCTGGTCAACACTGGACTACAGCCAAACACTGCGAGCGTCCCTGCCAATTTGAAGAGAGGAGTGCAGGAGGTGGCCACTGATAAAGCACCTGCACAAGCCAAACTCCAgccaacacagagaaacaggagGAATGCCTCTTAA